Sequence from the Fibrobacter sp. genome:
GCTCTGAGCATATTAAAGAGCAAGTGGAAGAGACCGGTTTACACAACTGACGGTGTGAAGATTGATGTACTGGCCAATATCTCTCTTCCTGATGATATCGATGATGCTCAGGGGCATGGTGCTGATGGAATCGGGTTGGTGCGTACAGAGTATCTTCTATCCAACCGTAAAGAGATGCCATCTGAGGCTGTTCAGTATAATTATTACAGAACCATACTGGAGAAGGCCGGAAATAAGCATTGTGTTATCCGTCTGATGGATATCGGGGGAGACAAGGTTCCCCAGTTCTTTGACATGCCTCTGGAGTTCAACCCTTTTATGGGTTGGAGAGCCATAAGAATCTTCCTTGAACGGAAAGACCTGTTTGAAACACAGGTAGCTGCGATTATGCGTGCTGGTGAAGGTTATGATTATTCAATCATGGTTCCGATGGTCACAACGCTTCAGGAATGGCTCGAGGCCAAAGCAATAATCAGCCAGACTGCTCACAAGGTGGGAGTCAGGATGCCATTATGTGGAGTGCTTTTCGAAGTCCCTCTGGCAATACTGGAGATGAACACCTTTATGAAAGAGATTGATTTTGCATCGATTGGCACTAACGATCTGATCCAGTATCTCAGCGCAGCCGATCGAAATAATGCAAAAGTCAACTACCTCTATAACCCGATCGAACCAGCTTTTCTGAGAATAATCCGTAATGCCATCAGATGTGCAAACGACAATGGAATGTCGCTATCGATTTGCGGAGAGATGGCTGGAAACCCCATACATACCGTTTTACTTGTGGGACTTGGTCTGCGCCGGTTCAGCGTCATTCCCAGAAATATTCCTCTGATTAAGGAAATAATTGCCAACATAAGCTTTGCCGAGGCAGCAGAGAGCAC
This genomic interval carries:
- the ptsP gene encoding phosphoenolpyruvate--protein phosphotransferase yields the protein MKRESKLSGIPVVSGWGMGAAYFVGRAVQQTTTVSISRQDVGDEIMRFNEIREQARKDYRQYISDLGGSSTVDVSILNIYEHILDDPAFIGQVVETISTKLYDLETSIRLVSNDFIKRFESAGTTYFKERSSDMIEVCEKLISYLYQENGRAKSFMEPVVLVVLRTFTPNDILAYDKSKIQAVVTVSGGKTSHAAILARSYNIPVVSGIRNLSENIRPGDQVLVDAEKGTVYVRPLSAVIARYKKQAFDETALSILKSKWKRPVYTTDGVKIDVLANISLPDDIDDAQGHGADGIGLVRTEYLLSNRKEMPSEAVQYNYYRTILEKAGNKHCVIRLMDIGGDKVPQFFDMPLEFNPFMGWRAIRIFLERKDLFETQVAAIMRAGEGYDYSIMVPMVTTLQEWLEAKAIISQTAHKVGVRMPLCGVLFEVPLAILEMNTFMKEIDFASIGTNDLIQYLSAADRNNAKVNYLYNPIEPAFLRIIRNAIRCANDNGMSLSICGEMAGNPIHTVLLVGLGLRRFSVIPRNIPLIKEIIANISFAEAAESTSHIDAIESTEDMAHWLKTLNKRLLGDVLQKLPISVDV